In Takifugu flavidus isolate HTHZ2018 chromosome 1, ASM371156v2, whole genome shotgun sequence, the DNA window aGGTTTAGACAGAACATGCTGGTCCGCACATATACACTGTACTCAATTATATAGTTTTATACTCAAATACAGATGGTAGTATCTCATAGAAATTTAGCTTAGTGCATATATTTCTTCTGAATTTTGTTATTACCAGAGAATATCTCCGTCTTCAATTTTGGAATAAGTTTAGCAATAAAAGTTGCTGGATACAGCTCGGCTAATGCTCCAACACACTCCACCACAGCAAGACTATTGGAAGAAAGATACAAAGACACaagatttacatttaaaaaaaaaaaaaaatacagctgaCTCTAGACTATTAAATTAGTCCTCCTGCTATAAGACAGACTGCTGCAACACCATAAATTCACATTTGAACTTTCAAACTCAGTTTCCAAAAGTCTTCCAGAGGAGAGCAGATGTTTAACGCAAGCAGACCTGACTCTGTCGTCGTCCTCTGTCAGCAGTAGTCTGGTCAGGTGATCCACAGCCAGCTCGATATCAGAATCCAGCAGCAAACCTGAGAGATATGACATGTTCGTCGTGTTAGAAGTGGAGCTGGATTTCTGACCGTGCACCATGTGGCCTCTCTCACCAGTTTGTTGTGCCAGTAATGTAAGAACCGAGGCAGCAGTGATCTGCAGGCTGGCGTTAGTCTCCACCAGCGCTGAAAACACCATGCTGCACAGAGACGGACGGAAGGCTAAAAACAAACTCTCTTCTAAtaattgaaagaaaacaaagaaaaaaatacgtTAATCAGGGGATTTTCTGTACATGTATACACAAAGCCTACGCAAATCTTAAAGCTTATTTGCATTGTTAAATCATATATTAGTACATTAAAATAAGTTTAATGAATGCATATATTAAGTAAACATCTGAAAAGAATTGTTACAGAACAAAGTCCTGTTTTTATATTTGACATACAGTAATTTAAATCCTTCCCACCAGTAATATGTATGACTTCCTTATTCAATATTTATCTTATAGTAAGTTTTGATTTGCTAGTATGAAGCACTTCAACATGCTGAAACGTCTGAAATCGCAATACTCCAAATGACAGTTGCTCACGCACAAACCTGCAGATTTTAGTCAAGAACAAAATCCAAATCCAAATCTTTCATACACACCGAGATGACATAAATGGGTACTTGCCATGCTCTGAGGACTGGCGGGGTTTTACAGCCTGGATGAAtttctgcaccacctccaaTAATGTTCTTCTGTGGGAACACTGATCAGAGAATTCATTAGTTGTGATCATTCTGACCAAAGATGTTAAATAGAAAACAAAAGCcacatttttattaaatcttAAATGACAGGGGGTCAGTTGTTACCTCTGTCCTGCTGTGGTACTGCTCGGTGAGGAGAGGCATGACAGCGGATGTAATGATGTGACCCGCCCTGTTGGAGGCGCTGCATGCTGCCTGTAGCAGTTTGGCACTTGGCCACACGAGTTTCAGGTCTGGCTCACAAAGGTGGTGTTTGCAGCCTGGAACAACACGGAAATCAGTGCACTTAGAAAACCACACAGACAAATAGACAAAATTATCTGCCCTTTTTTTCTCATCCATCCTGAAAGTTTTGTAGCATCTCATCTGCTTTGGCAGCATCATCCCCCCCTCCATTACCACAAAACAGAGAAGCGTTTTGAACTCCTTATAGAAAACAGTTGTATTAGCTACTTATCCAAGGTGCTCCCTTAAAACAAATATGCACCTAAGATGTTGGTTGTGTTTGCTGGCCAAATAAAGCATTATTTATTAAAGGGAGTTCTTCCACTGTCAGCTGCTGGAAAATTGAGTTTCTCATTTCATTCTcagtgctgtgttgttgttcaGCAAAGTCGTAGAAGCTAACTGAGCTCAAGATCACACCTAGATAACAACAAACTTCTCGGGACATGAGATCGGAAGAAAACAGCGAATAGTTCAGGAACTACAATGATCTGGCTCGTCAGGTTAATCTGTCATTAAATAATCTAGTAAATCAGATTCAGATTAATACTTTCCTCtgccagaaagaaaaaaatctaaagcATGAAGATAATTCAATCACTCTGGTGTCTAAAAAATACTACTTAATTAACACCAGATCCTTTTCTTGAAAACACTGGGAAGTCATGCTGCCTTTTACGATGGCACAATATAATTTAATGTGAAGCATTGACGTCACGGTCATGAAATTTCCTGTCCACCTACTGCAGCTCTCCGCTTCTTCTGTGTTGTTATATTTATAATGTAAATTCATCTTATGTGTGAAGATTAAGTTACTTTACCTTTGAGAACAAGTTCAAGGAAGGAATGGAGAGAGTCCTCAGAGTCAGACTTGAGGACAGAACGTGACAGGCAGGAAGTAAGTGCGGTGACGGCAGCAAGGGAAGCAGACTCGATTTTCTCACTCGCTGTCTGAAACACCTGCAGTGACCAAGATTGTTCATTATCATTACTTTGTAATGATATTGATAAATCCTTTATCAATAGCGGACGTTATGTTGTACAAATCTCACAACGTACCTCTCTGCGCAGTGATGCCCACAACCCTCCTAGGAACTCTGCCAGGTCTTTACGTTCATATCGTGTAACACAAGCAgtctgaaaaaagaaataaggcTCAGTCAGAGGTACAGCTACAGATGCTCAAAACCATTTCCCCCACCTACATGTggtttgaggttttttttttttgcaaatcaACTTAGAGAAGAGTTCTCACCAGAGTCTGTAGCGCGTCTAGCTTTGCACTCTGGACATCTGAGTCCAGCTTTTCGATGATGAGTGGTAACAAAaactgcagaaaacacaaatgtctcaatcaaaaaaaaaaaaaatgctgctatACCAGGTGGACGGAGAGGCACAAATGAGTGGAGACTACGGCCCTACCTCAGCAAACTTAGGCGTCCCAACAAGGACGTCTCTCAGGGTCACGACCAGTTCCTCTCTGGTGATGCCATGGGGGTCGTTAGGAGGCTGGAGCAGGCGATACAGAGATGAGAATAAAACTCCAGCAGAGGTTAGTGTGGCTGGACAAATACTGCAGATATTTCAAGTACTCTAAAGATCTCACATTGACTGTCAGGTTGGAACTCCATTAAACCACAATTTCCAGCAAATCAAAAGATTTAATAGGATTTAAAGTTATTGTGATACATGTGGAAACTTTTGGAGGGTTGAATAGCTTTTCGAAACTTAATGGCCATCCTTGTGTTACACTAAATTACACATCATAATCTGTGGTGACTACTGTTTTTCTCCAGAGAATAAACAATTGACCTTCACGTGGCACACAGACGGATATCACCACCAGATGAAGAGCTTATTATTGCTCCTGTCTGTGTTGCTTTTGTCAGCTCTGGGGCAAAAACAGCTGAGCAAACAGGGACTTACGGGGGTGAAGTCAATGGGGAAATAGCAGGACGTCACTTCGAACATCTCCTCTGTGAAACTACCTGAGAAATCAAATGAGGAATAATGAACATACAAAATCATACTGAAACTGGACAAGTAATCAAACAAAGCTCACGTTTGTAGTCTCACCTAGTTCATaacctctttggatgatgtttTTGGCCACCTGGAAGGCCAGCAATAGGTTACGAGGATCCCTTTCTCCATCCATCGATTGcacaaaaccaaacacaaagtcTGCACCCAAACCTTTCAGTTCTGTTGACAAAAGAGCAATAAATCAACTAAAATTCTATTTTTCATCACTGTACCTGACCTACAAGATGACCCTGCGGTTTGCACTAAATTCATTTAAACTCCCAGAAGAGCCACCATCCTTATAAGATCATGTGGCTCCAATGTGTTGTTTCTTACCAGCTTCTCTGGTCTCCATCAGGTTGAGGAGCATGTTGTAGACACAAGCTCTCTCTGCCAGCATCAAAGActggagaaaaacaagcagaaaaagaaacaaaaaaacacagtgTGATCCAGGAACAAGTTTATCATATTTGCCACAGATTAATTTAAAAGGAATCATCATACTTCAAGAGAAAATATTCAATTTTCAGAGTATTATGATAAAGTTCCAGTGTGAAATGTTTGGTGGCATCTAGTGGTGAGGGATAAACTAACAATCAATCCTAACAAATACTAAAGTTCCTATTCAAGACGGCAGCTTGGAGCTGCTGTAGAAACATACATACAGCAATCAAGAATCACAGGAAGCTTCCAAAAGCGATAACAATATCTTAATTGTACAAAGTTTCACCTGAACATGAACATCCTGAAACAGAGCCCTCAGCATGGCCACAGCGGAGCCAGGAGGCAACACTGTGCACTTTGTCTGGAAGAGATAAAAgacaagaaacaggaagtgactgctGGCCTTCACCACAAGATAGGAAACTCTAAACTATCCTACTGacagtttcagtgtttttctgtggCTGTCCCTGATATCAGAAATTCCAAATATAAGGCCTTACCAGCGCTCTGAGTCCCTGTAAAACGGGAGGAATGACGACGTGATGGTCTTTGAGACGGTTCTCATAGAAGGAAATAAGCACTTCcactgtaataaaaggagaCAAAGCCACTGCATTAAAATCCTTAACATAACAACTTTTTGTATAGGTAAAATGGACGGTCACCTTCTGCCACAGTGAAAACACCATAGCACTCCTGTAAGACTTCAGACAGGAGCTGAACTCCTCTGGCTCGAGTGTGAGGCTGAGAGCTGGTCAGACTCAGGCTAGAACATAGGAGGAGAGGAAAGTTAACATTAACAGTGTGCAGTGACTGAGGGACACAAAGGGTTAGACTCATAAAGAAACACTGAGGAACATAAtgtatatttttcattttaaaaaaatatgtgtaAAATCCTTGTACAGCAGAGatagctgcatttttaaagaaaacattcagAATCTGAAAGTTCAATGGTTTATATTTTAATTACTTCAACTAATAAAACTACAGTAAAGAGGTCCTAGAAATGAACAAGACTTTATGAACAAGGGCTCCAGGTTGCACATCTGTAATGGCTGGTCTGGAAGCCTGTAGGAGAGTTGAGTTCTTACCCAAGTGCTTCTACTAGCTGCAGAATGGTAAACTGCCCGCCTTTGAcacctaagaagagaagccagATGAGTAAGAAGGtgttcaaaacacaaacaattaGACACAGAATGCAGGCGGTTTAACCATCTACAGTATTTTCTCGGGTCAAAGGTCCAGAGTTCACTGACAGGATGCTTTCACCCGGAGACAAACACGGCGGCTAGCAAATAACATGCGGTGGAAGCACGAAACCCCCCTTATCAGACAACTGACAACGCGAATACCTGCCAGGACTCGATTCAGACCACGCTGCCATTGTGATTACAAAAGAGATCTGTGTCACATTGTGTATTATGGAGGGGGTCAACCACACAGGATGTCGAGGAGCTACTTTAGCTAGTTACCGTCATGCCGTTCTGTGCATCCTTGAATTGGCACCTCAGCCACGGCACAAAGGCTTTTCTCGACGAAATTCTCTGAAATAGTGTGGAAGTTAGTGCGTTTAGGCATTATTTACCCGTCGCCGTGTCTTTAGCCTTGCTGTCTTGTAAACCAGAGACATATTCCTCCACCAGGGACGGCAACAACGAACTGTCCGCAGCCATCGTGCCTTTTTGCTCAGACCGCGCATGCGCGAGCGGAAAGTTAGGCGTGAAGCGGACCGCAAATACACAAACTTTTAATCAGGACTCATAATAAACATCGCTGCGTCATTGTTTTGCCGTTTAGCGCTATTTATAATACTTGCATACCAGCAGCATGTAAAAAAAGCTTTCTTGCGCGCTGCATTTAGTGTCAAATTTACGAAACGGGAAAATGACTGTTACAAACTGCTCGCTTCGGTTCTTAACAATAGACCTATAACATATCAAAAAGACAGTTATTTGGGTTGTATTTCATacattatttccattttttacgTTAACTGCTTTTCATCCTGACGTAAGGGAAAACACGGCAGCGTGCTACCGCGCATGCGCGAAAAAGTTCGTCGGCGCTAGTAGCTCTGCTGCTAGTCAGTCACCTTTTCCTTGTTAAGAGGTAGCGTTTGGGAGCTTTTAGTGTATACAGCGGTAGGGGGTCAGACTTTTTAAACGATTCGCCGTGGATTGTTGTGAAAACTGGCGTTAGGCAGGCACTCAGCTTTGAAGTTGGGGAACAGAAGAAAATAATGATGAGATCAAGGGTTCAGGGAAGTTTTCTGATTTCTGATGTGGTAGCTAGCTGGGTGGCACGTTAGCTCGTTAGCAAGAAAGGTGTGTGCGGTTTAGACCAGCGGACTTTAACATTCACGCTGGAACCAGCCCTATCGGACAATCGCCCTGTCTGCTGGATGAAAGTCTCAGTGTAGCCGTGAGGAAACTTGAACCGTCTCGTCTCTCGTCTTGATACTTTGAACACCAAAGTCCGGCAGCGTTATTGCGGGCCACGGGGTTCTAACTCACTGTTTGCGTAAAATCAACATCGCAGCAACGTTGAAGTCGTTTTAGGCTCGAAACATCTGCGGATTCCCGTCTCTGTCGCTTCGGATGACcccccggaggtaccaggcttGTAGCGTTAAACCTAGATCGTTGTCTGCGCCCGTGATGCCCCCCCATTTCAGCTAGTAAGAAGCTTGGAAAGCACAAACAGCCCTCCAGCTATGGGAGGGTGTATGGGGAGATACTTGGACGGCTGGGAGGACGCCCAGAGCCGAGGATCGTCCAGGAACGGAGGCCGAGGAGGTGAGAATATAGGGG includes these proteins:
- the mms19 gene encoding MMS19 nucleotide excision repair protein homolog isoform X2, with the translated sequence MAADSSLLPSLVEEYVSGLQDSKAKDTATGVKGGQFTILQLVEALGLSLTSSQPHTRARGVQLLSEVLQECYGVFTVAEVEVLISFYENRLKDHHVVIPPVLQGLRALTKCTVLPPGSAVAMLRALFQDVHVQSLMLAERACVYNMLLNLMETREAELKGLGADFVFGFVQSMDGERDPRNLLLAFQVAKNIIQRGYELGSFTEEMFEVTSCYFPIDFTPPPNDPHGITREELVVTLRDVLVGTPKFAEFLLPLIIEKLDSDVQSAKLDALQTLTACVTRYERKDLAEFLGGLWASLRREVFQTASEKIESASLAAVTALTSCLSRSVLKSDSEDSLHSFLELVLKGCKHHLCEPDLKLVWPSAKLLQAACSASNRAGHIITSAVMPLLTEQYHSRTECSHRRTLLEVVQKFIQAVKPRQSSEHEESLFLAFRPSLCSMVFSALVETNASLQITAASVLTLLAQQTGLLLDSDIELAVDHLTRLLLTEDDDRVSLAVVECVGALAELYPATFIAKLIPKLKTEIFSEVMDQDNNTVASEQSSHHALRQRCMAALAMASTQPSVVLESTPVLLEVLSSAHTGSTRFSVAEVVLACHCLQKIAARAQDTEETGRCFHDVIIPRLLCLALQAALRGEGPSDHHSPLLEEAVLCAIVSVISTACSRLQPSLAGQTASRAVSLFLDGDVSFLPDNSFPSHLQLLKPGDSWRQSQLVCLLMACVCTLPRSVEVPQIDRLLSQLEEMSCTCSHQLSYSSAAKCFAGLVNKRPQGDALDRLIQGTMARVCSELDSTSSPLRSQAFTLMIWVAKALLLRYHPLITTLTDKLFSLLTDDHLGHLAADGFSLLMTDSVDILNRSCHADVRIMYRQRFFSENSPKLVQGFNAARQEKKPNYLKALSNIVEKLPKQVQVTELPALLSLLLEALSCPDQGVQLSTLSCLQPVLVDPPPALIQQLEALFSRLLALTSSPSMNMRIASLRCIKTISHFPVHEVLPFRARVLRALARPLDDRKRLVRQEAVQARAEWFLLGSPGGR
- the mms19 gene encoding MMS19 nucleotide excision repair protein homolog isoform X1; the encoded protein is MPKRTNFHTISENFVEKSLCAVAEVPIQGCTERHDGVKGGQFTILQLVEALGLSLTSSQPHTRARGVQLLSEVLQECYGVFTVAEVEVLISFYENRLKDHHVVIPPVLQGLRALTKCTVLPPGSAVAMLRALFQDVHVQSLMLAERACVYNMLLNLMETREAELKGLGADFVFGFVQSMDGERDPRNLLLAFQVAKNIIQRGYELGSFTEEMFEVTSCYFPIDFTPPPNDPHGITREELVVTLRDVLVGTPKFAEFLLPLIIEKLDSDVQSAKLDALQTLTACVTRYERKDLAEFLGGLWASLRREVFQTASEKIESASLAAVTALTSCLSRSVLKSDSEDSLHSFLELVLKGCKHHLCEPDLKLVWPSAKLLQAACSASNRAGHIITSAVMPLLTEQYHSRTECSHRRTLLEVVQKFIQAVKPRQSSEHEESLFLAFRPSLCSMVFSALVETNASLQITAASVLTLLAQQTGLLLDSDIELAVDHLTRLLLTEDDDRVSLAVVECVGALAELYPATFIAKLIPKLKTEIFSEVMDQDNNTVASEQSSHHALRQRCMAALAMASTQPSVVLESTPVLLEVLSSAHTGSTRFSVAEVVLACHCLQKIAARAQDTEETGRCFHDVIIPRLLCLALQAALRGEGPSDHHSPLLEEAVLCAIVSVISTACSRLQPSLAGQTASRAVSLFLDGDVSFLPDNSFPSHLQLLKPGDSWRQSQLVCLLMACVCTLPRSVEVPQIDRLLSQLEEMSCTCSHQLSYSSAAKCFAGLVNKRPQGDALDRLIQGTMARVCSELDSTSSPLRSQAFTLMIWVAKALLLRYHPLITTLTDKLFSLLTDDHLGHLAADGFSLLMTDSVDILNRSCHADVRIMYRQRFFSENSPKLVQGFNAARQEKKPNYLKALSNIVEKLPKQVQVTELPALLSLLLEALSCPDQGVQLSTLSCLQPVLVDPPPALIQQLEALFSRLLALTSSPSMNMRIASLRCIKTISHFPVHEVLPFRARVLRALARPLDDRKRLVRQEAVQARAEWFLLGSPGGR